The following proteins are co-located in the Schistocerca nitens isolate TAMUIC-IGC-003100 chromosome 2, iqSchNite1.1, whole genome shotgun sequence genome:
- the LOC126234730 gene encoding tetra-peptide repeat homeobox protein 1-like — protein MNQQTAAVFLAVLGFSSAGLLHGLGPLPGPGPLPGPGPLPGPLRLGPGPLPGPLPGPLHGPLPGPLPGPLHAYAPLHLGPGPLPGPGPLPGPGPLPGPGPLRLGPGPLPGPLPGPYPGPLGHGPAPLWH, from the exons ATGAACCAACAG ACAGCAGCAGTTTTCCTGGCAGTGCTGGGCTTCAGCTCCGCAGGCCTGCTGCATGGGCTGGGACCACTGCCTGGACCAGGACCCCTGCCTGGACCTGGCCCACTGCCCGGCCCCCTGAGGCTCGGCCCTGGTCCACTGCCGGGCCCCCTGCCTGGTCCCCTGCACGGTCCCCTGCCTGGTCCCCTGCCTGGTCCTCTGCATGCCTATGCCCCTCTGCACTTGGGCCCTGGCCCCCTGCCTGGACCTGGACCTCTGCCTGGACCAGGCCCTCTCCCTGGACCAGGCCCCTTGAGGCTGGGCCCTGGCCCTCTGCCTGGACCCCTGCCTGGTCCCTACCCTGGTCCCCTGGGACATGGACCTGCTCCTCTGTGGCACTAA